The Pseudomonas sp. DG56-2 genome contains a region encoding:
- a CDS encoding LysR substrate-binding domain-containing protein yields MSKRLMPSTTALQCFEAAARHLSFTRAAQELHLTQSAVSKQVAQLEEMLSHPLFQRIRRRLHLTPAGALYLAQVNKILVQLDISSRYILSYGGETEVLRIATQPTFGERWLVPNLKGFGERHPRIHLDVRNALEPFDLVQAKADIAFFFGQGTWPGATCIELFNENVVPVCSPQLLARHAFASASTLTAQRLLQCTSRPEAWHEWFNDQGLHSENSYHGPRFDTFSMCIRAAQAGCGIALIPHYLVAEELTEGKLVLAWQHAKPSEGSHFLAHAEHAAEVPKVRAFVQWIRERVRQQAILSEFQE; encoded by the coding sequence ATGTCCAAACGCCTGATGCCCTCGACCACCGCCCTGCAGTGCTTTGAAGCTGCCGCCCGGCACCTGAGCTTCACACGGGCAGCGCAAGAGCTGCACCTGACCCAGAGCGCAGTGAGCAAACAAGTTGCGCAACTGGAGGAGATGCTCAGCCACCCATTGTTCCAACGCATTCGCCGGCGCCTACACCTGACACCGGCCGGCGCCCTGTACCTGGCGCAGGTGAACAAAATTCTCGTCCAACTGGATATCTCCAGCCGCTACATCCTCAGCTACGGCGGCGAGACCGAAGTGCTGCGCATCGCAACCCAACCGACCTTCGGCGAACGCTGGCTGGTCCCCAACCTCAAAGGTTTCGGCGAGCGCCACCCGCGAATTCACCTGGATGTTCGCAATGCGCTGGAACCCTTTGACCTGGTCCAGGCCAAGGCTGACATCGCCTTTTTCTTCGGTCAGGGCACCTGGCCAGGGGCAACCTGCATTGAGTTGTTCAACGAGAACGTGGTGCCCGTATGCTCACCACAACTGCTCGCGCGGCATGCTTTTGCCAGTGCCAGCACGCTCACCGCGCAGCGTCTGCTGCAATGCACCTCGCGGCCGGAAGCCTGGCACGAATGGTTCAACGACCAGGGTCTGCACAGCGAAAACAGCTACCATGGCCCGCGCTTCGACACTTTTTCCATGTGTATACGTGCCGCCCAGGCAGGCTGCGGCATTGCTCTGATTCCGCATTATCTGGTGGCCGAGGAACTGACCGAGGGCAAATTGGTACTCGCCTGGCAACACGCCAAGCCTAGCGAGGGATCCCACTTTCTCGCGCACGCCGAACACGCTGCCGAAGTCCCCAAGGTGCGAGCGTTTGTGCAGTGGATCCGCGAGCGCGTAAGGCAACAAGCAATACTTTCAGAATTTCAGGAATAA
- a CDS encoding aspartate aminotransferase family protein, giving the protein MSHEYISQSISVVHPITVSHGKNAEVWDSNGKRYIDFVAGIGVLNLGHCNPSIVAAIQDQATRLTHYAFNAAGHQPYIDLMARLTDFVPVSYRVSGMLTNSGAEAAENALKIARGATGKTAIIAFDGGFHGRTLATLNLNGKVAPYKQRVGVLPGPVYHLPFPSVDTGVSSDQALQALERLFSVEIDVNEVAAVIFEPVQGEAGFLAMEPAFAQALRAFCDAHGILIIIDEIQSGFGRTGQRFAFSRLGIEPDLLLLAKSIAGGMPLGAVVGRKDLLDCLAKGGLGGTYSGNPMACAAALATLDAMTDSNLADWGELQESAIVSRYQRWKAQQLSPYLGRLTGTGAMRGIELIDAKGAPGSAQLNQLLATARDAGLLLMPSGKARHIIRLLAPLTIEPEVLNEGLDILERCLANLD; this is encoded by the coding sequence ATGAGTCACGAATATATCAGCCAGTCCATTTCCGTAGTTCACCCGATCACCGTGTCGCACGGCAAAAATGCGGAAGTGTGGGACAGCAACGGCAAACGCTATATTGATTTTGTCGCAGGTATAGGCGTGTTGAACCTGGGCCATTGCAACCCAAGCATTGTCGCAGCCATCCAGGATCAAGCTACGCGACTCACTCACTATGCGTTCAATGCTGCCGGGCACCAGCCGTACATTGACTTGATGGCGCGCCTAACGGACTTTGTACCGGTCTCCTACCGCGTAAGCGGCATGCTCACCAACAGCGGTGCTGAAGCGGCGGAGAACGCCCTGAAAATCGCCCGGGGCGCCACCGGCAAAACAGCGATCATCGCCTTCGATGGCGGCTTTCATGGGCGCACCCTGGCCACCTTGAACCTCAACGGCAAGGTCGCCCCTTACAAGCAACGGGTTGGCGTGCTTCCAGGACCGGTCTATCACCTGCCCTTCCCCAGCGTCGATACGGGTGTCAGCAGCGATCAGGCTCTGCAAGCACTGGAACGCCTGTTCAGTGTCGAAATCGATGTCAATGAAGTGGCTGCAGTGATTTTCGAACCGGTCCAGGGCGAAGCTGGCTTCCTGGCCATGGAACCCGCATTTGCCCAGGCTTTGCGCGCTTTTTGCGATGCCCACGGGATCTTGATCATCATTGACGAGATCCAGTCAGGCTTTGGTCGAACCGGCCAGCGCTTCGCCTTCTCACGCCTGGGCATCGAGCCCGACCTGCTCCTGTTGGCCAAGAGTATCGCTGGCGGCATGCCGCTGGGCGCCGTGGTCGGGCGCAAGGACCTGCTAGACTGCCTGGCCAAAGGTGGCCTGGGAGGAACCTATTCAGGCAACCCGATGGCGTGCGCCGCGGCCCTGGCAACCCTGGATGCGATGACCGACAGCAACCTGGCCGATTGGGGCGAACTGCAGGAAAGTGCGATTGTCAGCCGCTACCAGCGTTGGAAAGCACAGCAACTCTCGCCCTATTTGGGTCGCCTGACCGGTACCGGCGCGATGCGCGGGATCGAACTGATCGACGCCAAGGGCGCGCCGGGCTCGGCGCAACTCAACCAATTGCTTGCCACTGCGCGGGATGCTGGGTTGCTGCTGATGCCGAGCGGCAAGGCGCGGCACATCATTCGCCTGCTGGCGCCACTGACCATTGAACCTGAAGTACTGAACGAAGGCCTGGATATTCTCGAACGCTGCCTGGCGAATCTTGACTGA
- a CDS encoding DUF4174 domain-containing protein encodes MLVRSLTLATLMAIAGPVFAANSDPSPLEQDLNKARPLIVIAPSTADPTLRGLNEALNDPATKAAFQERNLVLYSIAGMIGKREDKYLDQQATMALIREFKFSAADTVITQVVLVGKDGEKHRIEHTGTVEPKTIFDAVDALPAEEKAIVAPTVAEQKQAASATNKDGKPAKPGKPAKPLPPPKPLED; translated from the coding sequence ATGCTCGTACGGTCACTGACCCTCGCCACTTTGATGGCCATTGCTGGCCCGGTCTTCGCCGCCAACAGTGATCCCAGCCCGTTGGAACAGGATCTGAACAAGGCCCGTCCACTGATAGTCATTGCACCCAGTACCGCAGATCCGACCCTTCGCGGGCTGAACGAGGCCCTGAATGACCCGGCCACCAAGGCGGCGTTCCAGGAGCGCAACTTGGTGCTGTACAGCATTGCCGGCATGATCGGTAAGCGCGAAGACAAGTACCTCGATCAGCAGGCAACCATGGCGCTGATACGTGAGTTCAAGTTCAGCGCTGCCGACACCGTGATTACCCAGGTGGTGCTGGTCGGCAAGGATGGCGAAAAGCATCGAATCGAGCACACCGGCACCGTAGAGCCAAAGACAATCTTTGATGCAGTCGATGCCTTGCCTGCCGAAGAAAAAGCCATCGTTGCCCCGACAGTGGCGGAGCAGAAACAGGCCGCTTCTGCAACGAACAAGGACGGCAAGCCCGCCAAGCCAGGCAAACCGGCCAAACCCTTGCCGCCGCCCAAGCCACTTGAGGATTGA
- a CDS encoding DUF1772 domain-containing protein: protein MSVIETLLLLLILATALGCGLMGGLFFAFSNFVMKALERIPEQSAVAAMQSINQVVINRLFLALFFGTALTSIALLVWAYQRWPLPGSLCMAIGSALYLAGNVLVTLLFNVPKNQTLARLDPTSSEAAAAWHRYVPSWNRWNHVRTATALAAAAWLMLALGLIRGE from the coding sequence ATGAGCGTTATCGAGACCTTGCTGTTGTTGCTGATCCTTGCCACCGCCCTCGGCTGTGGCCTGATGGGTGGGCTGTTCTTCGCCTTTTCCAACTTTGTCATGAAAGCACTGGAGCGCATCCCCGAGCAGAGCGCGGTGGCGGCGATGCAGTCGATCAACCAGGTGGTGATCAACCGACTGTTCCTGGCCTTGTTCTTCGGCACCGCGCTAACCAGCATCGCGCTACTGGTCTGGGCCTATCAGCGTTGGCCTTTACCAGGCAGCCTGTGTATGGCCATTGGCAGCGCGCTGTATCTGGCAGGCAATGTGCTGGTGACCCTGCTGTTCAACGTGCCGAAAAACCAGACCCTCGCCCGCCTCGATCCCACCAGCAGCGAAGCCGCAGCAGCATGGCATCGCTATGTGCCGAGCTGGAATCGCTGGAACCACGTTCGCACGGCAACTGCCCTGGCAGCGGCAGCCTGGCTGATGCTGGCGCTGGGGCTGATTCGGGGCGAGTAA
- a CDS encoding DNA polymerase II: protein MELQQGFVLTRHWRDTPAGTCVEFWLATDQGPRRLSIPLQTSVAFIPEVHRQQVQALVRGERGVELRPLALRDFEQRPVLGLYCRQHRQLMQLEKRLRAVGVQIYEADIKPPERYLMERFITAGVSFSGIPDERGVLQDAHLKPAPDYRPALKLVSLDIETTERGELYSIALEGCGQRQVYMLGPENGDAQGIDFDLEYCASRAQLLERLNRWMAVHDPDAIIGWNLVQFDLRVLQAHAEQLKVPLSLGRGGEAMEWRAHGSRSHFFAGASGRLIIDGIEALRSATWSFPSFSLENVAQTLLGEGKAIDTPYQRMDEINRMFAEDKPALARYNLKDCELVTRIFAKTELLTFLLERATVTGLPVDRSGGSVAAFCHLYIPLMHRQGFVAPNQGERPDEASPGGFVMDSRPGLYESVLVLDYKSLYPSIIRTFLIDPLGLVEGLREPGDDTSVPGFRGARFSRTRHCLPAIVERVWQGRESAKREHNAPLSQALKIIMNAFYGVLGSSGCRFFDPRLASSITLRGHEIMRRTRELIEAQGYTVIYGDTDSTFVWLKGAHNEADADVIGRRLVAQVNQWWCEHLRDAYQLDSALELQYETHYKRFLMPTIRGTEEGSKKRYAGLVERGDGHEEMIFKGLESVRTDWSPLARQFQQVLYERIFRRQPYQAYIREYVRQTLAGELDELLIYRKRLRRPLADYQRNVPPHVRAARMADEFNQRQGRPRQYQNGGWISYVMTVAGPEPLETRNSAIDYDHYLTRQLQPVADAILPFVQDDFTALIDRQMGLF, encoded by the coding sequence GTGGAGTTACAGCAGGGCTTTGTCCTGACCCGGCATTGGCGTGATACCCCGGCAGGCACCTGCGTCGAATTCTGGTTGGCCACCGATCAAGGTCCGCGACGCTTGAGCATACCGTTGCAGACCTCTGTCGCCTTTATTCCCGAGGTACATCGCCAACAGGTCCAGGCATTAGTGCGTGGTGAGCGTGGCGTCGAGTTACGGCCACTGGCGCTGCGGGACTTTGAACAACGGCCGGTGCTTGGTTTGTACTGCCGCCAGCATCGCCAATTGATGCAATTGGAAAAGCGCTTGCGTGCGGTCGGGGTGCAGATCTACGAGGCCGATATCAAGCCGCCTGAACGCTATCTGATGGAGCGTTTCATTACCGCTGGGGTCAGCTTCAGCGGCATCCCGGACGAGCGGGGAGTGTTGCAGGATGCGCATCTAAAACCGGCCCCCGACTATCGACCGGCGCTAAAACTGGTGTCGCTGGACATCGAAACCACCGAGCGTGGCGAGCTTTATTCCATCGCCCTGGAAGGCTGCGGCCAGCGCCAGGTGTATATGCTCGGTCCTGAGAATGGTGACGCCCAAGGCATTGATTTCGACCTTGAGTATTGCGCCAGTCGCGCGCAATTGCTTGAACGTTTGAATCGCTGGATGGCGGTGCACGATCCCGATGCGATCATTGGCTGGAACCTGGTGCAATTCGACTTGCGCGTACTGCAGGCCCACGCTGAACAGCTCAAGGTTCCCCTGAGCCTTGGGCGGGGCGGCGAGGCAATGGAATGGCGTGCACATGGCAGCCGTTCGCACTTTTTTGCCGGCGCCAGTGGGCGGTTGATCATCGATGGTATCGAAGCGCTGCGCTCGGCCACCTGGAGCTTCCCCTCGTTCAGTCTGGAGAATGTGGCGCAAACTCTGCTCGGTGAGGGCAAGGCCATCGATACGCCGTACCAGCGCATGGATGAAATCAACCGCATGTTCGCCGAGGACAAGCCAGCGCTTGCACGCTACAACCTCAAGGATTGCGAGTTGGTCACGCGAATTTTCGCCAAGACCGAGCTCCTGACCTTCCTGCTTGAGCGGGCCACGGTAACCGGTTTACCGGTCGATCGCAGTGGCGGCTCGGTGGCGGCGTTCTGTCATCTCTACATTCCCTTGATGCACCGCCAAGGCTTTGTCGCGCCGAACCAGGGCGAGCGCCCGGACGAAGCCAGTCCCGGCGGCTTTGTCATGGACTCCCGGCCCGGTCTGTACGAGTCGGTGCTGGTGCTCGATTACAAAAGCCTGTATCCCTCGATCATCCGCACGTTTCTAATCGATCCACTGGGTTTGGTCGAGGGTCTGCGCGAGCCGGGTGATGACACCTCGGTACCCGGCTTTCGCGGGGCGCGGTTTTCTCGAACGCGCCATTGTTTGCCGGCTATTGTCGAGCGGGTCTGGCAGGGCCGCGAGAGCGCCAAGCGCGAGCACAACGCGCCGCTGTCCCAGGCCTTGAAGATCATCATGAACGCGTTCTACGGTGTACTCGGTTCCAGTGGCTGCCGCTTCTTCGATCCGCGCCTGGCTTCGTCGATCACCCTGCGCGGTCACGAAATCATGCGTCGCACTCGCGAGTTGATCGAGGCTCAGGGCTACACGGTGATCTATGGCGATACCGACTCCACCTTCGTTTGGCTCAAGGGTGCTCACAACGAGGCCGACGCTGACGTCATTGGCCGTCGCTTGGTGGCGCAGGTCAATCAGTGGTGGTGCGAGCATTTGCGTGATGCCTATCAGCTCGACAGCGCCTTGGAGCTGCAATATGAAACGCACTACAAGCGCTTTTTGATGCCGACCATCCGTGGCACTGAAGAAGGCAGTAAGAAGCGCTATGCCGGGTTGGTCGAGCGCGGGGACGGGCATGAAGAGATGATTTTCAAGGGCCTGGAAAGCGTGCGTACGGACTGGTCGCCGCTGGCTCGCCAGTTTCAGCAGGTGCTCTACGAGCGCATTTTTCGCAGGCAACCTTACCAGGCCTACATACGCGAGTACGTGCGCCAAACCCTCGCAGGTGAACTGGACGAGTTGCTGATCTATCGCAAGCGCCTGCGCCGGCCGCTGGCGGACTACCAGCGCAATGTACCGCCGCATGTGCGGGCAGCGCGCATGGCCGATGAATTCAACCAGCGTCAGGGTCGACCTCGGCAGTACCAGAACGGCGGCTGGATCAGCTATGTGATGACGGTAGCTGGGCCCGAACCCCTGGAAACCCGGAACAGCGCCATCGATTACGACCACTACCTGACTCGGCAACTGCAACCGGTGGCGGATGCCATCCTGCCATTTGTGCAGGACGACTTCACCGCCCTGATCGATCGGCAGATGGGCTTGTTCTAG
- a CDS encoding LysR substrate-binding domain-containing protein, with translation MSERIPALQALRAFEVAARHGSFTRAAHELALTQGAVSHHIKTLESLFDCALFERRGPKLSLTEPGRLLAQELKVGFKIIENACGLLKQDRKGIRLKAPSTLTVRWLLKALEQYRQQEHHSRVQLSSVWMDVDNVDFYSEPFEAAILLADGRFCADVDSLKLFDEWLVPVCSPDHPVKAAAHLDALNFIELLHPSADRRDWRRWLTRMGAAQVTIDRGQLFDTLDQGISAAQQGAGVAVVDLLLAQGELDSGRLVMPFPQAVATAESYYLTWPRTSPQARDVRALGEFLLALVPQLPLHGVDYLYD, from the coding sequence GTGTCCGAACGAATTCCTGCCTTGCAGGCGCTGCGAGCTTTTGAGGTAGCGGCGCGCCATGGCTCCTTTACTCGGGCAGCTCATGAACTGGCGTTGACCCAGGGGGCGGTCAGCCATCACATCAAGACCCTGGAAAGCCTGTTCGACTGCGCATTGTTTGAACGCCGCGGACCGAAACTGTCGTTGACCGAGCCCGGCCGCCTGCTGGCCCAAGAGCTTAAAGTCGGCTTCAAAATCATCGAAAATGCCTGCGGCCTGCTCAAGCAAGACCGTAAAGGCATTCGTTTGAAAGCGCCTTCCACCCTGACCGTGCGGTGGTTGCTCAAGGCGCTGGAACAATATCGCCAGCAGGAGCACCACAGCCGTGTGCAGCTCTCGAGTGTGTGGATGGATGTTGATAACGTCGACTTCTACAGCGAGCCTTTCGAAGCCGCCATCCTCCTGGCTGACGGGCGCTTTTGCGCCGATGTCGACAGTCTCAAGCTGTTTGACGAATGGTTGGTGCCGGTATGCAGCCCTGACCACCCGGTGAAGGCGGCTGCGCACCTGGATGCATTGAATTTCATCGAACTTTTGCACCCTTCGGCAGATCGCCGCGATTGGCGCCGCTGGCTGACCAGAATGGGGGCTGCGCAGGTGACAATCGACCGTGGCCAATTGTTCGATACCCTCGATCAAGGTATTAGCGCCGCGCAGCAAGGCGCCGGCGTTGCCGTGGTCGATTTGCTGCTGGCTCAGGGCGAGCTCGACAGCGGCCGGCTGGTCATGCCATTTCCCCAGGCCGTGGCCACTGCCGAGAGCTATTATCTGACCTGGCCGCGAACGAGTCCGCAGGCGCGGGACGTACGAGCGTTGGGCGAATTTTTGCTGGCGCTGGTGCCGCAACTACCGCTCCACGGTGTCGATTATTTGTATGACTAA
- a CDS encoding LysE family translocator, which yields MNTALLLTYALTVLLLIATPGPVVALVVDTAANAGRRQALMTALGTNGASLVLIALAACLILTSATIAPPLLTALSLAGCLFIGYLAISSLRQTLGQSAGDAPAPPSAQGGLWRGFATGLSNPKDILFFVALFPQFIHITHHTGNSLLLLSLVWVVLDMAILGAYILVTRTLATPRHQRLISLTSGGMLLVIAVTGLFYNLSSLWH from the coding sequence ATGAACACCGCGCTACTGCTGACCTATGCACTGACTGTACTTCTACTGATCGCCACGCCTGGCCCGGTGGTGGCGCTTGTCGTCGACACTGCCGCCAATGCTGGCCGCCGCCAGGCGTTGATGACGGCCTTGGGGACCAATGGCGCCTCATTGGTACTGATCGCCCTGGCGGCCTGCCTGATTCTTACCAGCGCCACCATCGCCCCTCCTTTGCTCACGGCCTTGAGCCTGGCAGGCTGCCTTTTTATTGGCTACCTGGCCATTTCCAGCCTGCGCCAGACACTCGGGCAATCGGCCGGCGATGCACCTGCGCCGCCCTCCGCCCAAGGCGGCCTGTGGCGTGGATTCGCCACCGGCCTGTCGAATCCGAAGGACATTCTTTTTTTCGTGGCCCTGTTTCCGCAGTTCATCCATATCACTCACCACACCGGTAACAGCCTGTTACTACTTTCACTGGTCTGGGTAGTGCTGGATATGGCCATATTGGGGGCGTACATCCTGGTGACCCGGACGCTGGCAACCCCGCGGCATCAGCGCCTGATCAGTCTGACCAGCGGTGGCATGCTCCTAGTGATCGCCGTGACAGGGCTGTTTTACAATCTGAGCTCGCTTTGGCACTAA
- a CDS encoding sel1 repeat family protein produces MHSRQTPPCKRFALPGASLLAAVLVVLAPVCVQAEGLQIDPHADLLYRQALTLLEQAESQNTSFSLKTSTTNQDLAQQGQNMGRTLAPAVGLLKKAVELDHPVARYRLALYYMTYLPADQIPDAACPLLEASVAQGFAPAALGIESWCPNYNQSAAFDRDLENVSAVANRYASYYPQPAERLLCNRTQPQGLAMQWGRQRDYQAEIYRLQGNGNPAQRQFYWRKAVDLNGCFAVQQRLLSSKH; encoded by the coding sequence ATGCACAGCCGTCAGACACCGCCTTGCAAGCGCTTTGCCCTGCCGGGCGCCTCGCTATTAGCCGCCGTGCTGGTCGTGCTGGCACCCGTCTGCGTTCAGGCAGAGGGCCTGCAGATCGATCCGCACGCCGATCTGTTGTATCGCCAAGCCCTGACCTTGCTGGAGCAGGCCGAGAGCCAGAACACCAGCTTCAGCCTGAAAACCAGCACCACCAACCAGGATCTGGCGCAACAGGGCCAGAACATGGGCCGCACCTTGGCCCCTGCGGTAGGCCTGTTGAAGAAAGCCGTGGAGCTCGACCACCCGGTAGCCCGCTACCGTCTGGCGTTGTACTACATGACCTACCTGCCCGCCGACCAGATTCCCGACGCCGCCTGCCCGCTGCTTGAAGCCAGTGTTGCCCAAGGATTTGCACCAGCAGCGCTGGGCATTGAGTCCTGGTGCCCGAACTACAACCAAAGCGCAGCGTTTGACCGCGACCTGGAAAACGTCAGCGCTGTCGCCAACCGCTACGCTTCTTACTATCCGCAACCGGCAGAACGCTTGCTGTGCAACCGCACCCAGCCCCAAGGGCTGGCCATGCAGTGGGGTCGCCAACGCGACTACCAGGCTGAAATCTACCGCTTGCAAGGCAATGGCAATCCTGCCCAACGGCAGTTTTACTGGCGCAAGGCGGTAGACCTGAACGGTTGTTTTGCGGTGCAGCAACGATTGCTCAGCAGCAAACATTGA
- a CDS encoding AzlC family ABC transporter permease: protein MPNPPFARQAFIQDAIAIVPLSLAVAPWGLLAGSMAIEADLTPWEGQGLSAIVFAGAAQLVAIGMIKGGANLFSILLTTLLLTSQHLLYGLSMRPVLSGLPTRWRLGLGFLLTDEFFALTSQYDQQQFNRWYALGVGLTFYIAWNLFTLVGIILGQNIPHLDQLGLDFSIVATFVALIAPLVRNLATVVCVAVSLFSSVLFSFWYWETGLVAAGLLGMSAGFICQKFSGARS from the coding sequence ATGCCCAATCCACCTTTCGCCCGCCAAGCCTTTATCCAGGACGCCATTGCCATTGTGCCGTTGTCCCTGGCCGTTGCCCCTTGGGGCCTGCTGGCTGGATCAATGGCAATCGAAGCCGACCTCACGCCGTGGGAAGGCCAGGGGCTTTCGGCTATCGTGTTTGCCGGCGCCGCGCAGTTGGTGGCGATCGGCATGATCAAAGGTGGCGCCAACCTGTTCTCAATCCTGCTGACTACCCTGTTGCTGACCTCTCAGCACTTGCTGTATGGCCTGTCGATGCGCCCGGTGCTGTCAGGGCTGCCGACACGCTGGCGGTTGGGCCTGGGCTTTTTGCTCACCGATGAGTTCTTCGCCCTGACCAGCCAGTACGACCAGCAGCAGTTCAATCGCTGGTATGCCCTGGGTGTGGGCCTGACGTTCTACATTGCCTGGAACCTGTTCACACTGGTCGGCATCATTCTCGGGCAGAACATTCCGCACCTGGATCAGTTGGGCCTGGACTTCTCTATCGTCGCGACGTTTGTCGCCCTGATCGCGCCATTGGTACGCAACCTGGCAACCGTGGTCTGCGTCGCCGTGTCCTTGTTCAGTTCGGTACTGTTCAGCTTCTGGTACTGGGAAACCGGCCTGGTGGCGGCCGGACTACTGGGCATGAGCGCGGGTTTCATCTGCCAGAAATTCAGTGGAGCACGCTCATGA
- a CDS encoding AzlD domain-containing protein yields MIFALIIGMGLLVFLNRYAFLEPRLPLRLSSNARQFLGFAVPGMLTAICGPIIFLPGHELDLSLSNPYLLGSVVAVVLVLLTRSTLISMLVSMAFFFVIRWWLNGSP; encoded by the coding sequence ATGATCTTTGCATTGATTATCGGCATGGGCCTGCTGGTGTTTCTCAATCGCTATGCCTTTCTCGAACCGCGCTTGCCCCTGCGCCTGAGTTCCAACGCACGGCAATTTCTAGGATTTGCCGTACCGGGCATGCTGACTGCGATTTGTGGTCCGATCATTTTCTTGCCAGGCCATGAACTGGACCTGAGCCTGAGCAACCCCTACCTGCTTGGCTCGGTGGTCGCGGTGGTGCTGGTGCTGTTGACCCGCAGCACCTTGATCAGCATGCTGGTGAGCATGGCCTTTTTCTTCGTCATTCGCTGGTGGTTGAACGGCAGCCCATGA
- a CDS encoding AraC family transcriptional regulator → MNLAPQEQTRFWQAPALGDIELLHARYFQQRFAPHVHEGYVITIIESGAQRFWHRGSEHLAPVGSMVLINPDELHTGAKAHEQGWRYRGFYPESERITGVLDELELKRDGLPSFEASVLHDRQLAKAFSWLHRSAEQGASALEQQTAWREAVLLLVQRHARVGSVRQPGNEPCAVARAKELMDSRLAYPPSLQELAQSVNLSPFHFARVFRQATGLPPHAWLKQRRLSRARELLKNDCLPFNVAFALGFSDQSHLNRQFKQAYGVTPGEYRRACVGERLA, encoded by the coding sequence ATGAACCTTGCGCCGCAGGAACAGACCCGCTTCTGGCAAGCCCCCGCACTTGGCGATATCGAGCTGCTGCACGCTCGATATTTCCAGCAGCGCTTTGCTCCGCATGTGCATGAAGGCTATGTGATCACCATCATCGAGTCGGGCGCCCAACGCTTCTGGCACCGTGGCAGCGAACACCTGGCGCCGGTGGGCAGCATGGTGCTGATCAATCCCGATGAGCTGCATACAGGAGCGAAGGCCCACGAACAGGGCTGGCGCTACCGGGGTTTTTATCCGGAAAGTGAGCGCATCACCGGCGTGCTGGACGAACTGGAACTCAAGCGCGATGGCTTGCCCAGCTTCGAAGCCAGCGTGCTGCATGACCGGCAACTGGCCAAGGCTTTCAGCTGGCTGCACCGCTCGGCGGAACAGGGGGCCAGTGCCCTGGAACAACAGACCGCCTGGCGCGAGGCCGTATTGTTGCTGGTGCAACGCCATGCCCGAGTGGGCAGCGTCCGCCAGCCAGGTAACGAGCCCTGCGCCGTGGCCCGGGCCAAGGAGTTGATGGACAGTCGCCTGGCCTACCCGCCTTCACTGCAAGAGCTGGCTCAGTCAGTGAACCTTTCGCCCTTCCATTTCGCCCGCGTTTTCCGTCAGGCCACCGGTCTGCCGCCGCATGCCTGGCTCAAGCAGCGGCGCCTGAGCCGGGCGCGAGAATTGCTGAAAAACGACTGTCTGCCGTTCAATGTCGCGTTTGCCTTGGGGTTTTCCGATCAGAGCCACTTGAACCGACAGTTCAAGCAAGCCTATGGGGTGACGCCTGGTGAATACCGGCGTGCGTGTGTGGGCGAGCGTCTGGCTTGA